The following are from one region of the Mus musculus strain NOD/ShiLtJ chromosome 17 genomic scaffold, GRCm38.p6 alternate locus group NOD/ShiLtJ MMCHR17_CHO_IDD1 genome:
- the Olfr132 gene encoding olfactory receptor 132 (The RefSeq protein has 1 frameshift compared to this genomic sequence), with the protein MGTVCNDTHGDFILRGFSDKPYLEKVLFGVILVFYCLTLAGNTIIIFVSLKDPKLQIPMYFFLSNLSLLDICFTSSCVPQMLVNLRSPKKTITYSGCATQLYIFLWLGATECVLLVVMAVDRYVAVCHPLRYVTVMHPKVCLQLAVLAWGSGLIQSLIQSTATLRLPFCSQRVVDNIVCEVPALIQLSSADTTYNEVQMSIASVILLVLPLAIILSSYGAIVKSVLKIKSPAGQKKAFGTCTSHLLVVSLFYGTVTGVYLQPKTHYAHEWGKFLTLFYTVITPTLNPLIYTLKNKEVKEAVIRLWWKTWISQR; encoded by the exons ATGGGCACAGTTTGCAATGACACCCATGGTGATTTCATCCTCCGTGGCTTCTCTGACAAGCCATATTTAGAGAAGGTACTTTTTGGGGTAATTTTGGTCTTTTATTGTTTGACTCTTGCTGGAAATACAATCATAATATTTGTTTCCTTGAAGGACCCAAAACTACAGATCCCtatgtatttcttcctttccaatctttcCTTATTAGATATTTGTTTCACCAGCAGCTGTGTTCCTCAGATGTTGGTTAATTTGAGAAGTCCAAAGAAAACTATCACCTATAGTGGCTGTGCCACTCAGCTCTACATCTTCCTGTGGCTTGGTGCCACTGAATGTGTGCTTCTTGTTGTCATGGCCGTGGACCGCTATGTGGCAGTGTGCCATCCTCTGAGATATGTAACTGTCATGCACCCTAAAGTATGTCTGCAGCTGGCTGTCCTTGCTTGGGGTTCTGGCttgattcagtctctgatccaaTCTACTGCTACCCTCAGGTTGCCCTTTTGCTCTCAGCGGGTAGTAGATAACATTGTGTGTGAAGTTCCAGCCCTGATTCAGCTGTCCAGTGCAGATACTACCTACAATGAAGTGCAGATGTCCATAGCCAGTGTTATCCTCCTAGTGTTACCCTTGGCCATTATCCTTTCCTCCTATGGTGCTATTGTGAAATCTGTTTTGAAGATAAAGTCACCTGCAgggcagaaa gcatttggcaccTGTACTTCTCACCTTCTTGTTGTTTCCCTGTTCTATGGTACAGTAACAGGTGTCTATCTTCAACCCAAGACTCACTATGCTCATGAATGGGGAAAGTTTCTCACACTTTTCTACACTGTAATAACTCCAACTCTTAACCCTCTCATTTATACACTGAAGAACAAGGAGGTAAAAGAAGCAGTGATAAGACTGTGGTGGAAGACTTGGATTTCACAAAGATAA